The genomic region TGCTTTTAACATCACGCTATCCTTTTTATAACTTTTTAAGATTCAACTAGTAGACATTCTTAGTAACATCTGTCTCAGTGCACTACGGCCTCCGCTACTTTAGGCTTTCCCTCAGGATCTTTCTTTTGGCTTGTGACTAAAAATTCTTTTGTTTCAAGGGCTACCTTGAGGTACTCATCTATGGCCACTCTAAAAGCATCATGGGTATCTTCTTGACCAAAGATATAGGTCAGGCTATAGATGAGGTTGTCAGCATCTACACCGTCTACGGTAACAGTATTGCTCTCTTCGTTATCTACTACTCTTAAGCCTCTACAGAACTCAGGCTTTTCACTATCAACCCAACTCATATCGAGTCGATCAATATCAAAGCGCAGGCTTCTAAATAGGTTATTGATGGTAAAACGAGATCCATTGATAAAGGTGTAGTCACGCATGATGCCTCCTAAGTAGATTTGTTAAATTAATTGTAAAAAATAACTGGCTCATATATTGAGCCTCATGGTTTTTGGGTGCTGTGATTTGGCTTTTTGGGAGGTTTAGAGACTAGATCATGACGATAGGAGGCCTTGGTACTCCAAACACTCCCTAACCCTTCATGCAGCTCTGTCATGGTTAAGACTTCGGGATGCAATTTGAATCCCAACCTACAGCAGATATTTAATAACGTCCTAGAGGAATCACGATCAAGTGTTAATACCCACTGAGGCACCTTTCTACGAAAGCGCTCCTCATATTTTTTTCTACTTAAACCCCAAATGTATTCCGGTGGTGGCCTAAACATATTCCACCTCCTGCTCTTTAGCTTCATCCGTTGGTAAGGGCTCATCGTGCGAGGCACTCTGATCCCACTCCAATTCATCTGGCCGAATAGGCCTTAAGTAGCAATCAGGAACTCGTCCGCTAAATGCCTCCTCAATTGAACCATCAGCGTTCTCATAAATAAGAGGTCTTTCTGAAGATGCGACCTCCACTTTCCATAAAAAAGTCTCAGCAGTAAAGGTAGACCATTGTCGATATCCAATACCTCCGATGATTTTGACTACATTGCCAATATTAATCGGCAACTCTGCCTCTACGGTTACCGCGAGATCACCGACCTTGCAAAATAATTGATTCATTTTCTTCTCCTATTTAGCCAGTTCGACAAGGTGTCAGGCCTAGCAATTGGGAATAACTCCGCCCTAATAAATTATTTCTTAATTTCTTGAATATTTAAAAACCTATTCTTTACAGCATGATAAAAAACATAACCCGCATACTCTTTATAGTTACGCCCATCTTGTTTTTGGACATTAAGCCACTCAAGAATAATTTCATCTAATAGGCTTACAGTTTCAGAGCTCGACAGATTTAATTGGTTAGATTTAGCTCGAATAGCATTACTGCCAATCAGCTGCTGTTTGACGCTAATCGAGATCTTGGTTAAAAAATCCCAATTTTCAGGTGTTGTATTGTTCATTACGCCCTCTCCTCTTTAGCCAATTTGACGATCTGTCGGGCCTGGCAATTTGGAATAAATCCGCCCTGAAAACAAAAAAGCCCACCAATGGTGGGCTTGTCGCTTTGATTACCCACTTGGTATGACTTGGGGTCTCATCTTTTTAGCACCTTACTGCGTTAGCAGGTTGCTGTGGCGACAAAGCCATCTCTTGATGTAGATTTGATTATGCAGACTTTTTATTTTGGTCGTCAAGCTATTTATAGTTTTTGTCATTAATTCGTGCTAAAAATACAATATATGCCAAAAGCTCAAAATATGAGCCTATGGCAAGGCAGAATTAAGCAGTTCGAAAAACCGACCAAAGGTAATCATGAGTGACCTAGAGCGACTACACCGCATCAAATACATGATCCAAGCACGTAAATGTGTGCCGATTGATGACTTTCTCTCTGAGCTAGAGATCTCTAAAGCAACCTTTAAACGTGATCTGGAATACCTACGCGATCGTATGAATGCCTCTATCGTTTTTGATCGTGCCGATGGGGGTTATCGCTTTGACAAACCTAATCTTGGTGAGAAGTTTGAATTACCTGGGCTGTGGTTTAACGAAAAGGAAGCCACTGCCCTAGTGCTCATGCAACACATGCTCTCGAACTTAGATCAAGGCGGCTTAATTGGCCCCCACATTGATCCCTTAATGGAAATTATTGATGGGATCATGGGTCAGACTGAAACCTCCGCTAAAGAGCTGCGTAAGCGGATTAAGGTCTTTGGCATGTCTGCCCGCAAGAATTCTTTAGAGAGCTTTGAAGAGATTGGTGTTGGCTTGCTAAAGCGTAACCGCTTAAATATTTCGTATTACTCTAAAGGTAAGGATGAGGCTACTGAGCGCGATGTGTCCCCTCAACGCCTCATCTTCTACCGTGATAACTGGTACCTTGATGCCTTTTGCCATCTGCGTAATGACTTGCGGAGCTTTGCAGTAGACGGGATCAAAAAGGCCACAGTACTTAATACAAAGGCACAAGAAATCGCTGAGAAGACCTTGCAAGAGAATTTTGCCGAGAGCTATGGCATCTTCTCTGGAAAGGCTACCCAAAGAGCCAAGCTCCAATTTACGCCAGAAAAAGCACGGTGGGTCTCTTCAGAAACTTGGCATGGTCAACAAGT from Polynucleobacter antarcticus harbors:
- a CDS encoding helix-turn-helix transcriptional regulator; this translates as MSDLERLHRIKYMIQARKCVPIDDFLSELEISKATFKRDLEYLRDRMNASIVFDRADGGYRFDKPNLGEKFELPGLWFNEKEATALVLMQHMLSNLDQGGLIGPHIDPLMEIIDGIMGQTETSAKELRKRIKVFGMSARKNSLESFEEIGVGLLKRNRLNISYYSKGKDEATERDVSPQRLIFYRDNWYLDAFCHLRNDLRSFAVDGIKKATVLNTKAQEIAEKTLQENFAESYGIFSGKATQRAKLQFTPEKARWVSSETWHGQQVSSFDKEGNYLLEFDYNQDPELVMEILKHGNGVQVLAPAALRNKVISELKKTISVYE